The following coding sequences are from one Cyanobacterium sp. T60_A2020_053 window:
- a CDS encoding Uma2 family endonuclease, giving the protein MTQTLSKPITLIEFLQQPEIKPPQEYIDGNIYTKPMPQGQHSRIQFKLANAINEVTETTKTAMAFPELRCTFDHKSIVPDVAVFTWAHLPVNDDGTISNQFLLPPDWVIEILSPDQYMGLVTKKIVHCLANGTQLGWLIDPQQKLIFTYTNNNHPLYFEEESDLIPVPDFAQDLKLTLGDIFAWLKV; this is encoded by the coding sequence ATGACTCAAACTCTTAGTAAACCAATTACTTTAATCGAATTTCTGCAACAACCAGAAATCAAACCGCCCCAAGAATACATAGACGGAAATATTTACACAAAACCCATGCCTCAAGGACAACATAGCCGTATTCAATTCAAATTAGCTAACGCCATCAACGAAGTAACAGAAACCACAAAAACAGCCATGGCTTTTCCCGAATTAAGATGCACTTTTGATCATAAATCTATCGTGCCAGATGTCGCAGTGTTTACATGGGCGCACCTCCCCGTTAACGATGACGGTACGATTTCCAACCAATTTTTATTACCCCCTGATTGGGTAATTGAAATTTTAAGCCCAGATCAATATATGGGTTTAGTCACAAAAAAAATAGTTCATTGTTTAGCCAATGGTACTCAATTAGGATGGTTAATTGACCCCCAGCAAAAATTAATCTTTACCTACACCAATAATAATCATCCTCTCTATTTTGAAGAAGAAAGCGACTTGATTCCTGTACCAGATTTTGCTCAAGACTTAAAACTAACTTTAGGTGATATTTTTGCTTGGTTAAAAGTTTAG
- a CDS encoding DUF3084 domain-containing protein yields MTSAYVLIFAVLILGGLIAALGDRIGTKVGKARLRLFDLRPKQTAIVITIVTGIAISASTLGVLFALSQSLRQGVFQLDEILSRRQEVEEELALVSQAKEEAERELQEARQKQSEATKILVTTETELDKTQQQLQELSNQTEILTKEVAKIETERKDLLTERERLLAERIKITEETKSLQSQLSEKDQELRLRLGEIQEKEQILAQQSATLEDLNRQQQELRAEVKFRDQEISKLDQAIAQRDQTLGEKEELLARLERDLKFFQKEVEVLEQYYRTYQDLRERPIAIVRGQLLTVTLVRVEKNTDLEQLIDGVLNEANRGARAILGYGNDNPNQRFVQISKRQVEQIQSQIAGGGEFLIQILSAGNYVQGEETIRIFTDVAPNRRVYRQNEVIASTVLDDSENSNTAIQEKLDFLISVSQFRARQQGILGRIVVGDGQIISLVNFVQQVQESEQSIDEIRAIAKETTYSAGPLQITLSVIANGEEVFRL; encoded by the coding sequence ATGACCAGTGCCTATGTACTAATTTTTGCCGTTTTAATACTTGGGGGCTTAATCGCAGCGCTAGGAGATCGTATCGGGACAAAAGTCGGTAAAGCAAGGTTAAGATTATTTGATTTAAGACCCAAACAAACCGCCATTGTTATTACCATTGTCACTGGCATTGCCATTTCTGCCTCCACTTTAGGAGTATTATTTGCCCTAAGTCAATCCCTGCGCCAAGGTGTTTTTCAGCTAGATGAAATTTTAAGTCGTCGTCAAGAAGTAGAAGAAGAATTGGCATTAGTATCTCAAGCAAAAGAGGAGGCAGAAAGAGAATTACAGGAAGCGAGACAAAAACAATCGGAAGCCACCAAAATTTTAGTTACCACAGAAACTGAGCTAGACAAAACTCAACAACAATTACAAGAATTATCTAATCAAACGGAAATTTTAACTAAGGAAGTCGCCAAAATTGAAACAGAAAGAAAAGATTTATTAACCGAAAGAGAAAGACTATTAGCCGAAAGAATAAAAATCACGGAGGAAACGAAGTCATTACAAAGTCAACTCAGTGAAAAAGATCAAGAATTGAGACTAAGACTAGGGGAAATCCAAGAAAAAGAGCAAATTTTAGCCCAACAGTCAGCAACTTTAGAAGATTTGAACCGACAACAGCAAGAATTGAGAGCAGAAGTCAAATTTCGAGACCAAGAAATTAGTAAACTAGACCAAGCTATCGCTCAAAGAGATCAAACTTTAGGAGAAAAAGAAGAGTTACTGGCTAGATTAGAGCGAGATTTAAAGTTTTTTCAGAAAGAAGTAGAAGTACTAGAGCAATATTATCGCACCTATCAAGATTTACGAGAGCGCCCCATCGCTATTGTCAGAGGGCAACTATTAACCGTTACCCTCGTAAGAGTAGAAAAAAATACCGACCTTGAGCAGTTAATAGACGGGGTTTTAAATGAAGCGAATAGGGGCGCTAGGGCTATCTTAGGCTATGGTAACGATAATCCTAATCAAAGATTTGTCCAAATCAGTAAAAGACAGGTAGAACAAATTCAAAGCCAAATTGCGGGAGGGGGAGAGTTTTTAATTCAAATTCTTTCGGCAGGAAATTATGTGCAAGGAGAAGAAACTATCCGCATTTTTACAGATGTTGCCCCTAATCGTCGAGTATATCGTCAAAATGAAGTTATTGCTTCTACCGTTCTTGATGATAGTGAAAATAGTAACACGGCTATTCAAGAAAAACTAGATTTTTTAATTTCAGTTAGTCAATTTCGAGCGCGCCAACAGGGTATTCTCGGGCGTATTGTGGTAGGAGATGGACAAATTATTTCTCTAGTTAATTTTGTGCAACAAGTGCAAGAATCTGAGCAATCTATTGATGAAATTCGGGCTATAGCAAAAGAAACTACTTATAGTGCTGGACCTTTACAGATTACTTTATCTGTTATTGCTAACGGAGAGGAAGTCTTTAGACTCTAG
- a CDS encoding Hsp20/alpha crystallin family protein, protein MSLVRFYPLSDVNSLHRQMNRLFNELTNTWEEVPSLSNIPLELFDNGDSLILKAVIPGIDKKNIDITVTRQGVRIVGEYHQKQEDKQHNYYLSEFNYGKFERQISLPTPVKNDDVIAHYEDGILTLTLPKVEEAKNKAVKVSLTGADAVNN, encoded by the coding sequence ATGTCTTTAGTTCGTTTTTATCCCTTATCTGATGTCAACTCTTTACACCGTCAAATGAATCGTTTATTTAATGAATTAACTAATACTTGGGAAGAAGTGCCTTCTTTAAGTAACATCCCGTTAGAATTATTTGACAATGGTGATAGCTTAATTTTAAAAGCAGTTATCCCCGGTATTGATAAGAAAAATATCGATATTACTGTTACTCGACAAGGGGTAAGAATTGTCGGAGAGTATCACCAAAAGCAAGAAGATAAACAACATAACTATTATCTTTCTGAGTTTAATTATGGTAAATTTGAACGTCAAATTAGTTTACCTACTCCTGTCAAAAATGATGATGTAATTGCCCATTATGAAGACGGTATTTTAACTTTGACTTTACCTAAAGTAGAAGAAGCTAAAAATAAGGCGGTTAAGGTCAGTTTGACGGGCGCTGATGCAGTTAATAACTAA
- the ntcA gene encoding global nitrogen regulator NtcA — translation MQPPTQEQPLAGVFRQIGAGIYTPVTEKFERGKTIFFPGDPAERVYFLVKGAVKLSRLYEAGEEITVALLRENSVFGVLSLITGQKSDRFYHAVAFTPVELLSAPIEHFQRSLKENPELSRLMLQGLSSRILQTEMMIETLAHRDMASRLVSFLLILCRDFGIPCANGITIDLKLSHQAIAEAIGSTRVTVTRLLGELRQDGLISINKKKITVHNPVALSQQFA, via the coding sequence ATGCAACCACCTACCCAAGAACAACCTCTAGCTGGAGTATTTCGTCAAATTGGCGCGGGGATTTATACCCCAGTAACAGAAAAATTTGAACGGGGGAAAACCATTTTTTTCCCCGGTGATCCAGCCGAGAGGGTATATTTTTTGGTGAAGGGCGCTGTTAAACTATCCCGTCTCTACGAAGCAGGAGAAGAAATTACCGTTGCCTTATTACGAGAAAATAGCGTTTTTGGTGTATTATCCCTCATCACAGGGCAAAAAAGCGACCGCTTCTATCATGCCGTGGCTTTCACTCCCGTAGAATTACTATCAGCGCCCATCGAACATTTCCAGCGCTCTCTCAAAGAAAATCCCGAATTATCTCGTTTGATGTTACAAGGTTTGTCATCTCGCATACTACAAACCGAAATGATGATCGAAACCCTCGCCCATCGTGACATGGCATCCCGTTTAGTGAGCTTTTTATTAATTCTCTGTCGTGATTTTGGCATTCCGTGCGCTAATGGTATTACCATTGATTTGAAACTATCCCATCAAGCCATTGCCGAAGCCATCGGTTCAACCCGTGTCACCGTCACCCGTTTATTAGGAGAATTACGACAAGATGGCTTAATCTCTATCAATAAAAAGAAAATTACCGTTCATAATCCCGTCGCTCTCAGTCAACAATTCGCTTAA
- a CDS encoding IS630 family transposase: MPYKNFLSEEERKYRQDPLKIENRAEVRERILIFLLENDGKNYQEIASFLGCSLKTVAYWAVHGNPNNVDSLQDKRRQGNQTKVTAQYIEILLEVVDKNPEEFGYDFGRWTGKRLSEHLELQTGIKLSKSQVVRILKRKKYSYIWGKYSLEDKQNQEQRKAFKQKLEHYIEISKENPNLVQVWFWDESGFSLRVIRKKTWTKKGKRKKSKGQRRRGRVNIMGGLRYSDKKRICFVIKKGDSETFYEQLEKLKEEVKKEWVEKGNNEKDFEEYGPKIIIILDNASFHKKKEIVERIENNLPNIRLEYLPVYSPDYNLIELVWHSAKEYIAHREFENKEQLEKTVNYLLNEGSLVINWSKKIKNKGELVNVS, from the coding sequence ATGCCTTATAAAAATTTTTTATCAGAGGAAGAGAGAAAGTATCGACAAGATCCTTTAAAAATAGAAAATAGAGCGGAAGTCAGAGAAAGAATTTTAATATTTTTATTAGAGAATGATGGTAAAAATTATCAAGAAATTGCCTCATTTTTGGGTTGTTCACTCAAAACAGTGGCTTATTGGGCAGTTCATGGCAATCCCAATAATGTAGATTCATTACAAGATAAAAGAAGACAAGGAAACCAAACAAAAGTAACAGCTCAATATATTGAAATATTATTAGAAGTAGTTGATAAAAATCCAGAAGAGTTTGGATATGATTTTGGTCGATGGACGGGAAAAAGATTGTCAGAACATTTGGAATTACAAACAGGAATTAAATTAAGCAAATCACAAGTAGTGAGGATATTAAAAAGAAAAAAGTATAGTTATATTTGGGGAAAATATAGTTTAGAAGATAAACAAAATCAAGAACAAAGAAAAGCATTTAAACAAAAATTAGAGCATTATATAGAAATAAGTAAAGAGAATCCTAATTTAGTTCAGGTATGGTTTTGGGATGAATCTGGTTTTAGTTTAAGAGTGATAAGAAAAAAAACATGGACGAAAAAAGGTAAAAGGAAAAAAAGTAAAGGACAACGGAGAAGAGGAAGAGTCAATATAATGGGAGGATTAAGATATTCAGATAAAAAAAGAATATGTTTTGTTATTAAAAAAGGAGATTCAGAAACATTTTATGAACAACTAGAAAAATTAAAAGAAGAAGTGAAAAAAGAATGGGTAGAAAAAGGAAATAATGAAAAAGATTTTGAAGAATATGGTCCAAAAATAATAATTATATTAGATAATGCAAGTTTTCATAAGAAAAAAGAAATAGTAGAGAGAATAGAGAATAATTTACCAAATATACGATTAGAATATTTGCCAGTATATAGTCCAGATTATAACTTGATAGAGTTAGTGTGGCACTCAGCAAAAGAATACATAGCGCATAGAGAATTTGAAAATAAAGAACAGCTAGAAAAAACAGTAAATTACTTATTGAACGAAGGAAGCTTAGTTATTAATTGGAGTAAAAAAATTAAAAACAAAGGTGAATTAGTGAATGTAAGTTAA
- a CDS encoding ISAs1 family transposase, which translates to MWKHFDQVDEPRVHYLIEHQLRDIIILTILAVICGADTWVEIEEYGRSKQSWLETFLSLPHGIPSHDTIARVFARLCPQQLQECFLSWIEAVAKITHGEVIAIDGKTLRHSYDSAHNQKAIHMVSAWATENNLVLAQVKVDEKSNEITAIPIKAGWDEKYLLKILFS; encoded by the coding sequence TTGTGGAAACATTTTGACCAAGTTGATGAGCCTCGTGTCCATTATTTGATTGAACACCAACTTCGAGATATTATTATCCTCACAATTTTAGCAGTTATTTGTGGTGCGGACACTTGGGTAGAAATTGAAGAATATGGACGTTCTAAACAATCATGGTTAGAGACTTTTTTATCATTGCCCCATGGCATTCCTTCTCATGATACTATTGCTCGTGTTTTTGCTCGTTTATGTCCTCAGCAATTACAAGAATGTTTTTTGAGTTGGATTGAAGCTGTAGCTAAAATTACACATGGTGAGGTCATCGCTATTGATGGTAAAACATTGCGTCATTCTTATGACTCGGCTCACAATCAAAAAGCCATACATATGGTTAGTGCTTGGGCTACTGAAAATAATTTGGTACTAGCACAAGTAAAAGTAGATGAGAAGTCCAATGAAATTACGGCGATTCCTATAAAAGCAGGGTGGGATGAAAAATATCTGCTTAAGATTTTATTTTCCTGA
- a CDS encoding saccharopine dehydrogenase-like oxidoreductase, whose amino-acid sequence MSMNKIRVGVLGFGGLGQAAARILQPKTEMSLVAVADRHGFAYHEDGLDTDSLIKLYHQQGSTGYLPNYGALSPNSIDDLINNSDVDGYFLALPNLPNTFMADVTRKFIQAGWQGVLVDALKRTSAVEQLLTLREQLKGAGITYVTGCGATPGLLTAAAAVAAQSFAEIHQVKITFGVGIANWEAYRATIREDIAHLPGFDVNRANAMSDKEVEEFLAQTNGILTLENMEHADDIMLELAGICSRDQVSVGGVVDTRNPKKPLSTNVKITGRTFEGKTSTHTFTLGDETSMAANVCGPAFGYLKAGIRLHRQGIRGLVTGAEIMPLFVR is encoded by the coding sequence ATGAGTATGAATAAAATTCGAGTAGGTGTATTAGGTTTTGGTGGTTTAGGACAGGCGGCCGCCAGAATTTTACAACCTAAAACCGAGATGTCTTTAGTCGCAGTGGCGGATCGTCATGGTTTTGCATACCATGAAGATGGTTTAGATACTGATAGTTTAATTAAACTTTATCATCAGCAAGGTTCTACGGGCTATTTACCTAATTACGGCGCCCTCAGCCCCAACAGTATCGATGATTTGATTAATAATAGCGATGTGGATGGTTACTTTTTAGCTTTACCGAATCTACCCAATACCTTCATGGCGGATGTGACTCGCAAGTTTATTCAAGCCGGATGGCAAGGGGTGTTAGTGGATGCGCTCAAACGCACTAGCGCCGTAGAGCAACTTTTGACCTTACGAGAACAGTTGAAGGGCGCTGGTATTACTTATGTAACAGGTTGTGGTGCTACGCCCGGTTTATTGACGGCGGCAGCAGCCGTAGCAGCCCAAAGTTTTGCCGAAATTCATCAAGTGAAAATTACGTTTGGGGTGGGCATTGCTAATTGGGAAGCCTATCGCGCCACCATTAGGGAAGACATAGCGCACTTGCCGGGGTTTGATGTGAATCGTGCTAATGCCATGAGTGATAAGGAAGTGGAGGAATTTTTGGCTCAAACCAACGGTATTCTTACCCTAGAAAATATGGAACACGCTGACGATATTATGTTGGAGTTAGCTGGGATTTGTAGTCGAGATCAAGTTTCTGTTGGTGGGGTGGTGGATACACGCAACCCAAAAAAACCCCTCAGCACTAATGTTAAAATCACTGGACGTACTTTTGAGGGGAAAACCTCAACCCATACTTTTACTTTAGGAGATGAAACCAGTATGGCCGCTAATGTGTGTGGTCCTGCTTTTGGCTATCTTAAAGCTGGTATTCGTTTACATCGTCAAGGTATTCGTGGTTTGGTGACGGGCGCTGAAATTATGCCTTTATTTGTTCGTTAA
- a CDS encoding HU family DNA-binding protein, producing MNKGELVDAVAEKASVTKKQADSVISATVEAIMEAVSSGEKVTLVGFGSFESRERKAREGRNPKTGEKMDIPATKVPAFSAGKLFKERVAPK from the coding sequence ATGAACAAAGGTGAATTAGTTGATGCAGTGGCGGAAAAAGCATCTGTTACTAAAAAACAAGCGGATTCCGTTATCAGTGCCACAGTAGAAGCGATTATGGAAGCAGTTTCTAGCGGTGAGAAAGTAACTTTAGTTGGTTTTGGCTCATTTGAAAGCCGTGAGAGAAAAGCGCGTGAAGGGCGTAACCCAAAAACTGGTGAAAAAATGGATATTCCTGCCACTAAAGTTCCTGCTTTTTCTGCGGGTAAACTGTTTAAAGAAAGAGTTGCCCCTAAATAG
- a CDS encoding AAA family ATPase produces the protein MKEELNILIKAQYPLIYLVTSEEERAENAIARIAREQEEKEQSRLFVWTVTHGVVEYNSQGRQGVQHNTVSPEAAIEWVVRQKDDGIYIFKDLHPYLESPPVTRWLRDAIYSFKGTNKAIILMSPYHQVPIELEKDIVVLDFPLPEFADLGEVLEQALQRYRQKKLDFNTKEKLIHAALGLTIDEAQKVYRKAQVKAGKLTDEEVEIVLSEKKQLIRRNGILDYIEEDKTIDAVGGLEELKHWLTQRTYAFSERARQYGLPQPKGMLILGVPGCGKSLIAKTTARLWGLPLLRLDMGRVYDGSTVGKSEANLRNALKTAESISPVVLFIDELDKAFAGSAGSGDSDGGTSSRIFGSFLTWMQEKESPVFVMATANRIERLPSEFLRKGRFDEIFFVDLPNPQEREAIFKIHLGNRREDTARFDLAQLANVSDGFSGAEIEQAIIAAMYEAFAQEREFTQLDIIAAMKSTLPLSRTMTEQVTALRDWARQRARPASASIAEYQRMEF, from the coding sequence ATGAAGGAAGAACTAAACATTCTCATCAAAGCTCAATACCCCCTCATCTATTTGGTAACATCTGAAGAAGAAAGAGCCGAAAATGCCATCGCTCGTATTGCCAGAGAGCAAGAGGAAAAAGAGCAAAGCCGTTTGTTCGTTTGGACAGTAACTCATGGTGTAGTCGAATATAATAGTCAAGGTCGTCAAGGGGTACAACATAATACCGTTTCTCCTGAAGCTGCTATCGAATGGGTTGTAAGACAAAAAGATGATGGTATTTATATCTTCAAAGATTTACATCCCTATCTTGAGTCTCCCCCTGTTACCCGTTGGTTAAGGGATGCCATCTATAGTTTCAAAGGTACAAATAAGGCGATTATCTTAATGTCACCCTATCATCAAGTACCCATTGAGCTAGAAAAAGACATTGTTGTTTTAGATTTCCCTTTACCTGAGTTTGCAGACTTAGGGGAAGTTTTAGAACAGGCTTTACAACGGTATCGTCAGAAAAAACTGGATTTTAACACTAAAGAGAAGTTAATTCATGCAGCACTAGGTTTAACCATCGATGAAGCCCAAAAAGTCTATCGTAAAGCCCAAGTTAAAGCTGGTAAACTCACCGATGAAGAGGTAGAAATCGTCTTATCGGAGAAAAAACAACTAATCCGCCGTAATGGCATCCTCGACTATATCGAGGAAGATAAAACCATAGATGCGGTGGGAGGATTAGAAGAGTTGAAGCACTGGTTAACCCAGCGCACCTATGCTTTCAGTGAGAGGGCTCGGCAGTATGGTTTACCGCAACCGAAAGGGATGCTTATTTTAGGTGTGCCGGGTTGTGGCAAGTCATTAATCGCCAAAACTACTGCAAGATTGTGGGGTTTGCCCCTGTTGAGGTTAGACATGGGCAGGGTTTATGACGGCTCAACGGTAGGTAAATCTGAGGCTAATTTGCGTAATGCGTTAAAAACTGCTGAATCAATATCTCCCGTAGTCTTGTTTATCGATGAATTAGATAAGGCTTTTGCTGGAAGCGCTGGGAGTGGTGACTCCGACGGAGGGACTTCTAGTCGTATTTTTGGTTCTTTCCTCACTTGGATGCAGGAAAAAGAGTCTCCTGTATTTGTGATGGCAACAGCTAATCGTATTGAACGACTACCTAGTGAGTTTTTACGCAAAGGTAGATTTGATGAAATCTTTTTTGTTGATTTACCTAATCCCCAAGAACGAGAAGCTATTTTCAAGATACATTTGGGCAATCGTCGGGAAGATACTGCTCGATTTGATTTGGCTCAACTCGCTAATGTATCAGACGGGTTTTCGGGCGCTGAGATTGAACAGGCGATTATCGCAGCAATGTATGAGGCTTTCGCCCAAGAGCGAGAGTTTACGCAACTAGACATCATTGCCGCTATGAAATCGACCTTACCATTATCTCGCACCATGACTGAACAGGTAACAGCACTACGAGACTGGGCGCGACAAAGGGCCAGACCTGCTTCAGCTTCCATCGCTGAGTATCAGAGGATGGAATTTTAA
- the purH gene encoding bifunctional phosphoribosylaminoimidazolecarboxamide formyltransferase/IMP cyclohydrolase — protein sequence MTGLALLSVSDKTGIVELAQVLVNEFQFQIVSSGGTAKTLQDAGIPVTKVSEYTGAPEILGGRVKTLHPRIHGGILARADQESDQQDLQANDIRPFDVVVVNLYPFEQTVADPNCSLAEAIEKIDIGGPAMVRATAKNYAHVTVLTNPQRYDDYIAQLRGNGGKTTLNFRQVCSVEAFALTASYDQAICCYFGQQQESQGYYGLGGTKIATLRYGENPHQKASWYQTGTSKTGWAGALQLQGKELSYNNLVDLEATRRIIAEFPQDEAAAVIVKHTNPCGVAVGDNLLDAYTKAYEADSVSAFGGIVALNRAIDAETATAMSKIFLECIVAPSATTEAQEILAKKSNLRVLLLPDLYNGSQDNIKAIAGGFLVQDNDTQMENPAQWQVVTEKQPTTEELAELFFAWKIVKHVKSNAIVITRNRTTVGVGAGQMNRVGAVKIALEQSGHKAEGAFLASDAFFPFDDSVRTAAGAGISAIIQPGGSIRDQDSIKAANELGLVMVFTGVRHFLH from the coding sequence ATGACGGGTTTAGCATTATTGAGCGTATCGGATAAGACAGGTATTGTGGAATTAGCTCAAGTGTTGGTGAATGAGTTTCAGTTTCAAATTGTTAGTAGCGGTGGCACGGCAAAAACTTTACAAGATGCTGGTATTCCCGTGACGAAAGTGAGTGAATATACAGGGGCACCGGAAATTCTCGGCGGTAGGGTTAAAACTCTCCATCCTCGCATTCATGGGGGCATTCTAGCGCGCGCCGACCAAGAAAGTGATCAGCAAGATTTACAAGCTAATGATATTCGCCCTTTTGATGTGGTGGTAGTGAATTTGTATCCTTTTGAGCAAACTGTGGCTGATCCTAACTGTAGTTTAGCAGAAGCCATTGAAAAAATTGATATTGGTGGTCCAGCTATGGTGAGGGCAACGGCTAAAAATTATGCCCATGTGACGGTTTTAACTAATCCTCAGCGTTATGATGATTATATTGCCCAATTACGAGGTAATGGCGGTAAAACTACTCTCAATTTTCGGCAAGTGTGTAGTGTAGAAGCCTTTGCTTTGACGGCTAGTTATGATCAAGCTATTTGTTGTTATTTTGGGCAACAGCAGGAAAGTCAAGGTTATTATGGTTTGGGCGGTACAAAAATTGCTACTCTCCGTTATGGGGAAAATCCCCATCAAAAAGCTAGTTGGTATCAAACTGGCACGAGTAAAACTGGTTGGGCAGGAGCGCTACAGTTACAGGGTAAGGAGTTAAGTTATAATAATTTGGTGGATTTGGAAGCTACGCGCCGTATTATTGCGGAGTTTCCACAAGATGAAGCGGCGGCGGTGATTGTTAAGCATACTAACCCCTGTGGCGTGGCGGTGGGTGATAATTTACTGGATGCTTACACGAAGGCTTATGAGGCTGATTCCGTATCAGCTTTTGGTGGCATTGTGGCGTTAAATCGTGCCATTGATGCTGAGACTGCCACTGCTATGAGTAAAATCTTTTTGGAGTGTATTGTAGCGCCCTCCGCCACTACTGAAGCACAGGAAATCTTAGCCAAAAAATCCAATTTAAGAGTATTGTTATTGCCTGATTTGTATAACGGCAGTCAGGATAATATTAAGGCGATTGCGGGAGGATTTTTGGTACAAGATAATGATACTCAAATGGAAAATCCTGCTCAATGGCAAGTGGTAACGGAAAAACAACCTACTACGGAAGAATTAGCGGAGTTATTCTTTGCTTGGAAAATTGTTAAACACGTTAAATCCAATGCTATTGTTATCACCCGTAATCGTACCACTGTGGGGGTGGGCGCTGGGCAAATGAATCGAGTTGGGGCGGTAAAAATTGCCCTCGAACAATCTGGGCATAAGGCTGAGGGCGCTTTTTTGGCTAGTGATGCTTTTTTCCCTTTCGATGATTCTGTGCGCACGGCGGCGGGCGCTGGTATTTCTGCTATTATTCAACCCGGTGGCTCAATTCGAGATCAAGATTCTATTAAGGCTGCTAATGAGTTAGGATTGGTAATGGTGTTTACCGGAGTGCGCCATTTTTTACATTAA
- the fabI gene encoding enoyl-ACP reductase FabI, whose protein sequence is MLNLSGKNALVTGIANSRSIAWGIAQQLHEAGANLGITYLPDEKGRFEKKVRELVEPLNPSLFLPCNVQDDEQIDQTFAQIKDQWGHIDILIHCLAFAQKDDLSGDFSNTSRSGFQTALDISAYSLTRLAQGAKPLFRDGGSIVTLTYLGGVKVIPNYNVMGIAKSALEMSVRYLAAEMGAQDVRVNAISAGPIRTLASSAVGGILDMIHHVERSAPLKRTVTQKEVGNTAAFLCSDLASGITGQVIYVDAGYEIMGMSQG, encoded by the coding sequence ATGTTAAATCTCAGTGGAAAAAATGCGCTTGTGACGGGTATTGCCAATAGTCGTTCCATCGCTTGGGGTATTGCCCAACAGTTGCACGAAGCGGGCGCAAATCTTGGTATTACTTATCTTCCTGACGAAAAAGGACGTTTTGAGAAAAAAGTTAGAGAGTTAGTCGAACCCCTCAATCCCAGTCTTTTCTTGCCTTGTAACGTGCAGGATGATGAGCAAATCGATCAGACTTTTGCTCAAATCAAAGATCAATGGGGTCACATTGATATTTTAATTCATTGCCTCGCTTTTGCTCAAAAAGATGATCTCAGTGGGGATTTTAGCAACACTTCTCGCAGTGGTTTTCAAACTGCCCTTGATATTAGTGCCTATTCTCTCACTCGTTTAGCACAAGGAGCAAAACCTTTATTTCGTGATGGTGGTAGCATCGTCACCCTGACTTATTTGGGCGGTGTCAAAGTGATTCCTAACTATAATGTCATGGGTATTGCTAAATCAGCTTTGGAAATGAGTGTACGTTATTTGGCTGCGGAGATGGGCGCTCAGGATGTGCGTGTTAATGCTATTTCTGCTGGTCCTATTCGTACTTTAGCATCCTCTGCGGTGGGTGGTATTCTTGATATGATTCACCATGTAGAGCGGAGTGCGCCCCTAAAACGCACAGTTACTCAAAAAGAAGTGGGCAACACAGCGGCTTTCCTTTGTAGTGACTTAGCCAGTGGCATTACTGGACAGGTAATTTATGTGGATGCTGGTTATGAAATCATGGGCATGAGTCAGGGGTAG
- a CDS encoding DUF1257 domain-containing protein, translated as MSHFSTLRTKITSAEILTNSLRDLGISVNTDADIRGYNGQRLRADIVATLEGEYDLGWSRNADGSFDLIADLWGVAKKHNQTELINSINQKYAVNKTLSEVKQRGLQNANVKLVLQ; from the coding sequence ATGTCTCATTTTAGCACCTTACGCACCAAAATCACTTCTGCAGAAATTTTAACTAATTCTTTGCGTGATCTCGGTATCTCTGTTAATACTGATGCTGATATTCGTGGTTACAACGGTCAACGTTTACGCGCGGACATTGTGGCTACTTTAGAGGGTGAGTATGACTTAGGTTGGTCTCGCAATGCTGATGGTAGTTTCGATTTGATTGCTGATCTTTGGGGTGTTGCTAAGAAGCATAATCAAACTGAGTTAATCAACTCTATTAACCAAAAATACGCTGTTAATAAAACTCTTTCAGAGGTTAAACAACGAGGATTACAAAATGCTAATGTTAAATTAGTTCTTCAGTAA